Proteins from a genomic interval of Longimicrobium sp.:
- a CDS encoding arsenate reductase family protein — MEVQVFGTRSCNETKKALRFFKERRIRTHFVDLKERPASAGELKRFGQKFGWEALLDRNGKRFRERGLHVAHVPESRIPALLEDDPMLLVTPLVRSGNVIAVGWDEAQWREHVKQAG; from the coding sequence ATGGAAGTGCAGGTGTTCGGCACCAGGAGCTGCAACGAGACGAAGAAGGCCCTCCGGTTCTTCAAGGAGCGCCGGATCAGGACGCACTTCGTCGACCTGAAGGAGCGCCCCGCCTCGGCCGGCGAGCTGAAGCGCTTCGGGCAGAAGTTCGGCTGGGAGGCGCTGCTGGACCGCAACGGCAAGCGCTTCCGCGAGCGCGGGCTGCACGTGGCGCACGTCCCCGAGAGCCGCATCCCCGCGCTGCTGGAGGACGATCCGATGCTGCTGGTTACCCCGCTCGTGCGCAGCGGCAACGTGATCGCCGTCGGCTGGGACGAGGCGCAGTGGCGCGAGCACGTGAAGCAGGCGGGGTGA
- a CDS encoding DUF4105 domain-containing protein, protein MRISVILAVLLAFAAPVRAQPFAAPSQADSTLRIILLTMGPGDEVWEKFGHNAIWVHDPRNGTDKAYNYGMFDFRQENFILNFVRGRMNYWMQGFDAYLTISRYQELDRSVWAQELNLSPGQATWVKNFLEWNERPENRFYRYDYYRDNCSTRVRDVLDRVLGGQLKAATASAPSGSTYRWHTRRLVGDAAGDIPIYTGINAGLGPAADQPSSKWEEMFLPMKLRDEVQALRIRGPGGQMVPLVTRQQTLFTATRPPEPTGPPHWLIGYLLAGVAIGGAIAALAVAAARSRAGRWGFAAASALWLLFAGFGGVILLGLWLATDHAIAYRNLNLFQLSPFALPLVLFVPALAYGARWAGKWAVRLSLVVAAMSVLGLLLKVLPWFHQVNGEIIALALPVNLAVAWAAWRLAGEPRVIASTKAERTAREPVTA, encoded by the coding sequence ATGAGAATCTCCGTCATCCTCGCCGTGCTCCTGGCGTTCGCGGCGCCGGTGCGGGCGCAGCCGTTCGCCGCGCCGTCGCAGGCCGACAGCACGCTGCGCATCATCCTGCTCACGATGGGGCCGGGCGACGAGGTGTGGGAGAAGTTCGGCCACAACGCCATCTGGGTGCACGACCCGCGCAACGGAACGGACAAGGCGTACAACTACGGGATGTTCGACTTCCGGCAGGAGAACTTCATCCTGAACTTCGTCCGCGGGCGGATGAACTACTGGATGCAGGGCTTCGACGCCTATCTCACCATCTCCCGCTACCAGGAGCTGGACCGCAGTGTGTGGGCGCAGGAGCTCAACCTCTCCCCCGGGCAGGCGACGTGGGTGAAGAACTTCCTGGAGTGGAACGAGCGCCCGGAGAACCGCTTCTACCGCTACGACTACTACCGCGACAACTGCTCCACCCGCGTGCGCGACGTGCTGGACCGCGTGCTCGGCGGCCAGCTGAAGGCGGCGACCGCGAGCGCGCCGTCCGGCTCGACGTACCGCTGGCACACGCGCCGGCTGGTGGGCGACGCCGCGGGCGACATCCCCATCTACACCGGCATCAACGCCGGCTTGGGCCCCGCGGCCGACCAGCCGTCGAGCAAATGGGAGGAGATGTTCCTCCCCATGAAGCTGCGCGACGAGGTGCAGGCGCTGCGCATCCGCGGCCCCGGCGGGCAGATGGTGCCGCTGGTCACGCGCCAGCAGACGCTCTTCACCGCCACCCGACCGCCGGAGCCGACGGGACCGCCGCACTGGCTCATCGGCTACCTCCTCGCCGGCGTGGCGATCGGGGGCGCGATCGCGGCGCTCGCCGTGGCCGCGGCCAGGAGCCGCGCGGGACGATGGGGATTCGCGGCGGCGAGCGCGCTCTGGCTGCTGTTCGCCGGGTTCGGCGGGGTGATCCTGCTGGGGCTGTGGCTGGCGACGGACCACGCGATCGCGTACCGGAACCTCAATCTCTTCCAGCTGTCGCCGTTCGCGCTGCCGCTGGTGCTGTTCGTGCCCGCGCTGGCGTACGGCGCGCGCTGGGCGGGGAAGTGGGCCGTGCGCCTCTCCCTCGTCGTCGCGGCGATGTCGGTGCTGGGGCTGCTGCTGAAGGTGCTCCCCTGGTTCCACCAGGTGAACGGCGAGATCATCGCCCTGGCGCTGCCGGTGAACCTGGCCGTCGCATGGGCCGCGTGGCGCCTCGCGGGCGAGCCGCGCGTGATCGCATCCACGAAGGCGGAGCGGACTGCTCGCGAGCCAGTCACCGCGTGA
- a CDS encoding SDR family oxidoreductase: MFRDDLLAGKTVLVTGGGSGLGLSMAKKFGALGANVAITGRNAERLQGAAGEIGPAERVQTVACDVRDFASVEAMAMQVAERFGGVDVLVNNAAGNFLAATEDLSPNGFNAVVGTVLNGTFHATLAVGRGMIERGKGGVVLNIVTTYAWTGSAFVVPSACAKAGVLAMTRSLAVEWAAYGIRFNAIAPGPFPTQGAWNALMPTPELEAEAKARIPMGRFGEHEELANLAAFLVSDAAPYVNGEVVTIDGGEWIASGGEFNGLIRMPRDAVKGALRAMRGK; the protein is encoded by the coding sequence GTGTTCCGCGACGACCTGCTGGCGGGGAAGACGGTGCTGGTGACGGGGGGCGGCTCCGGGCTCGGCCTGTCGATGGCGAAGAAGTTCGGCGCGCTGGGCGCCAACGTGGCGATCACCGGCCGCAACGCCGAGCGGCTGCAGGGTGCCGCGGGGGAGATCGGCCCCGCCGAGCGCGTGCAGACGGTGGCCTGCGACGTCCGCGACTTCGCCAGCGTGGAGGCCATGGCGATGCAGGTGGCGGAGCGCTTCGGCGGCGTCGACGTCCTCGTGAACAACGCCGCGGGGAACTTCCTCGCCGCGACGGAGGACCTGTCGCCCAACGGCTTCAACGCGGTGGTGGGGACGGTGCTGAACGGGACCTTCCACGCCACCCTCGCCGTCGGCCGGGGGATGATCGAGCGCGGGAAGGGCGGCGTGGTGCTGAACATCGTCACCACCTACGCGTGGACGGGGTCGGCGTTCGTGGTCCCCTCCGCCTGCGCCAAGGCCGGCGTGCTGGCGATGACGCGCTCGCTCGCGGTCGAGTGGGCGGCGTACGGGATCCGCTTCAACGCCATCGCCCCCGGCCCGTTTCCCACGCAGGGCGCCTGGAACGCGCTGATGCCCACCCCCGAGCTCGAGGCCGAGGCGAAGGCGCGCATCCCGATGGGCCGTTTCGGCGAGCACGAGGAGCTGGCCAATCTGGCCGCGTTCCTGGTGAGCGACGCCGCCCCGTACGTCAATGGCGAGGTGGTGACGATCGACGGTGGCGAGTGGATCGCCAGCGGTGGCGAGTTCAACGGCCTCATCCGCATGCCGCGCGACGCGGTCAAGGGCGCGCTCCGGGCGATGCGGGGGAAGTAG
- a CDS encoding competence/damage-inducible protein A yields the protein MKAAFLAIGDEIVGGLTTDTNSGFVAGELRAVGVEPVGGFSVTDDEDDIARTLERALEDADLVVCTGGLGPTADDLTTAVVARVAGRELVLDEASLALIEQRFRARGFEMPPNNRKQALFPAGATIIPNPNGTAPGFLVAIQRGGRERWVACFPGVPRETRAMVRESLVPWAEARQPDRRFASRTYSTFGLTESKLDELLAGVVSADEARLAFRAAFPRIQARLTVTGAPGDDLGDRLDALEARVRERLGHHLFAVGDEGMEETVGRLLRERGLTLAVAESCTGGRIGDWVTNVAGSSAYFLLGVATYSNEAKERVIGVRADTLAAHGAVSTQTAEEMAMGVRRLAGADLGLSTTGIAGPGGGTAEKPVGTVCVGLAWEGGVWSRRYDLGDRGRDWIKGTTAQVALDRVRRWLLGAMD from the coding sequence ATGAAAGCCGCATTCCTCGCCATCGGCGACGAGATCGTCGGGGGGCTGACGACGGACACCAACTCCGGCTTCGTCGCGGGCGAGCTGCGCGCGGTGGGGGTGGAGCCGGTCGGCGGCTTCTCGGTGACCGACGACGAGGACGACATCGCGCGGACGCTGGAGCGCGCGCTGGAGGACGCCGACCTCGTGGTCTGCACCGGCGGGCTGGGGCCCACGGCGGACGACCTCACCACCGCGGTCGTCGCGCGCGTCGCCGGGCGCGAGCTGGTGCTGGACGAGGCGTCGCTCGCGCTGATCGAGCAGCGCTTCCGCGCGCGCGGCTTCGAGATGCCGCCGAACAACCGCAAGCAGGCGCTCTTCCCCGCCGGCGCCACCATCATCCCCAACCCCAACGGCACCGCGCCCGGCTTCCTCGTCGCCATCCAGCGCGGCGGGCGCGAGCGGTGGGTGGCGTGCTTCCCCGGCGTCCCGCGCGAGACCCGGGCGATGGTGCGCGAGTCGCTCGTCCCCTGGGCCGAGGCGCGCCAGCCGGACCGCCGCTTCGCGTCGCGCACCTACAGCACCTTCGGGCTCACGGAGAGCAAGCTCGACGAGCTGCTGGCGGGCGTGGTCTCGGCGGACGAGGCGCGGCTGGCGTTCCGGGCGGCGTTCCCGCGCATCCAGGCGCGCCTGACCGTCACCGGCGCGCCGGGCGACGACCTGGGGGACCGGCTGGACGCGCTGGAGGCCCGCGTCCGCGAGCGCCTGGGCCACCACCTGTTCGCCGTCGGCGACGAGGGGATGGAGGAGACCGTCGGCCGCCTCCTGCGCGAACGCGGGCTCACGCTCGCCGTAGCCGAGTCGTGCACCGGAGGCAGGATCGGCGACTGGGTGACGAACGTGGCAGGGAGCTCCGCCTACTTCCTCCTCGGCGTGGCGACGTACTCCAACGAGGCCAAGGAGAGGGTGATCGGCGTGCGCGCCGACACGCTGGCCGCGCACGGCGCCGTCAGCACGCAGACGGCCGAGGAGATGGCGATGGGGGTGCGGCGGCTGGCGGGCGCGGACCTCGGGCTGTCGACCACGGGGATCGCCGGGCCGGGCGGCGGCACGGCGGAGAAGCCGGTGGGCACCGTCTGCGTGGGGCTGGCGTGGGAGGGCGGCGTGTGGTCGCGCCGCTACGACCTGGGCGACCGCGGCCGCGACTGGATCAAGGGCACCACCGCCCAAGTCGCCCTCGACCGCGTCCGCCGCTGGCTTCTGGGCGCGATGGACTGA
- a CDS encoding ABC-F family ATP-binding cassette domain-containing protein, with protein sequence MANVLNVQELHKSFGPRTIFDGVSFAVDEGEKVGFIGVNGSGKSTLFRIVAGVEAADSGTLAFQRGIRVGYLSQEPEFEPGATILTAAASGRPELMDAIGDYHAVSEQLARGEGDAERLLARQEQSAARIDALGGWDYEHRMEAILTKLGVDGWERPVAGLSGGEQKRVALARVLLQQPELLLLDEPTNHLDADTVLWLEEHLQEYPGAVMLITHDRYFLDRVVERMIEVSVGELTPYPGGYTEYLEAKAERMERLAVEEDKRKKLIQQELEWARRSPPARTGKSKARLDRVGALQAEQREKRLPRRTAVEITVGEAPRLGRTVVDLHHVTKGYGGRTLIRDFSTILQAGERIGIIGPNGAGKTTLLRVITGLEPPDHGEVELGKNTRIAYFDQRRSDLDPEKSVYEAAAEQDWVTVGGERTHLRSYLETFLFPPAQQRQKVSSLSGGERNRLLLAKLFLTDANLLILDEPTNDLDLVTLQVLESVLATWSGCVLLVTHDRYFLDKIATGLIVFEGGGELRRHAGGYDLYRRLKDQREAEIAAAAAQAPKKAPAAAPKPAAAEGKPRKLSWKEQRELEGMETAILEAEQRKEELEAALADPALYTRPPEEVARVSAEFREASERVDALYARWAELEEIATAAAAAAK encoded by the coding sequence ATGGCGAACGTCCTGAACGTGCAGGAGCTGCATAAGTCCTTCGGCCCGCGCACCATCTTCGACGGCGTCTCGTTCGCCGTGGACGAGGGGGAGAAGGTCGGCTTCATCGGCGTGAACGGCTCCGGGAAGTCGACGCTCTTCCGCATCGTGGCGGGCGTGGAGGCGGCGGACTCGGGGACGCTCGCCTTCCAGCGCGGCATCCGCGTCGGCTACCTCTCCCAGGAGCCGGAGTTCGAGCCCGGCGCCACCATCCTGACCGCCGCCGCGTCGGGCCGCCCCGAGCTGATGGACGCCATCGGCGACTATCACGCCGTCTCCGAGCAGCTCGCGCGCGGCGAGGGCGACGCCGAGCGGCTGCTGGCGCGGCAGGAGCAGTCCGCCGCCCGCATCGACGCGCTGGGCGGGTGGGACTACGAGCACAGGATGGAGGCGATCCTGACCAAGCTCGGCGTGGACGGCTGGGAGCGCCCCGTGGCCGGCCTCAGTGGCGGCGAGCAGAAGCGCGTGGCCCTCGCCCGCGTCCTCCTGCAGCAGCCCGAGCTCCTCCTGCTCGACGAGCCAACCAACCACCTGGACGCCGACACCGTGCTCTGGCTGGAGGAGCACCTGCAGGAGTACCCCGGCGCGGTGATGCTCATCACCCACGACCGCTACTTCCTGGACCGCGTGGTCGAGCGGATGATCGAGGTGTCGGTCGGCGAGCTGACGCCCTATCCCGGCGGCTACACCGAGTACCTCGAGGCCAAGGCCGAGCGGATGGAGCGCCTGGCCGTGGAGGAGGACAAGCGGAAGAAGCTGATCCAGCAGGAGCTGGAGTGGGCGCGCCGCTCGCCGCCCGCGCGCACGGGGAAGAGCAAGGCGCGGCTGGACCGGGTCGGCGCGCTGCAGGCCGAGCAGCGCGAGAAGCGCCTCCCCCGCCGCACCGCGGTGGAGATCACGGTCGGCGAGGCGCCGCGGCTGGGGCGCACCGTGGTCGATCTCCACCACGTCACCAAGGGATACGGCGGCCGCACGCTGATCCGCGACTTCAGCACCATCCTGCAGGCGGGCGAGCGCATCGGCATCATCGGCCCCAACGGCGCGGGGAAGACCACGCTCCTGCGCGTGATCACCGGCCTGGAGCCGCCCGACCACGGCGAGGTGGAGCTGGGGAAGAACACGCGCATCGCCTACTTCGACCAGCGGCGCAGCGACCTCGACCCCGAGAAGAGCGTGTACGAGGCCGCCGCGGAGCAGGACTGGGTGACGGTGGGCGGCGAGCGGACGCACCTGCGCAGCTACCTGGAGACCTTCCTCTTCCCCCCCGCGCAGCAGCGGCAGAAGGTGTCGTCGCTCAGCGGCGGGGAGAGGAACCGTCTTCTCCTGGCGAAGCTGTTCCTGACCGACGCCAACCTGCTGATCCTCGACGAGCCGACCAACGATCTCGACCTCGTGACCCTGCAGGTGCTGGAGTCGGTGCTGGCGACGTGGAGCGGGTGCGTGCTGCTGGTGACGCACGACCGCTACTTCCTCGACAAGATCGCGACCGGCCTGATCGTGTTCGAGGGCGGCGGCGAGCTGCGGCGGCACGCCGGCGGCTACGACCTGTACCGCCGCCTGAAGGACCAGCGCGAGGCGGAGATCGCCGCGGCCGCCGCGCAGGCGCCTAAGAAGGCGCCCGCCGCCGCGCCGAAGCCGGCCGCGGCGGAGGGGAAGCCGCGCAAGCTGAGCTGGAAGGAGCAGCGCGAGCTGGAGGGGATGGAGACGGCGATCCTCGAGGCCGAGCAGCGCAAGGAGGAGCTGGAGGCCGCGCTCGCCGATCCCGCGCTCTACACCAGGCCGCCCGAGGAGGTGGCCCGTGTCAGCGCGGAGTTCCGCGAGGCGAGCGAGCGCGTGGACGCCCTCTACGCCCGCTGGGCCGAGCTGGAGGAAATCGCCACGGCGGCAGCGGCCGCGGCGAAGTAA
- a CDS encoding TPM domain-containing protein: protein MNARALGLLASFVLAASPAAAQNGYPEWNGRPVQDLAEIIGPRMEDSLRTLLAPVRDQGVDVRVVTIPSMSRYGVEATAIEDFARGLFRAWRMGDRPQQDGVLLLVSTGDRKVRIKLGDGALDHAAAAQQVIDDSILPHFREGRMVRGILRGAAGIAQWYTPEGQAAFAAPPPAAAPEPVYTQQQPEYTPPPRESSPGGKGFILGLLGIGGVGIGAAALGAYARNRPRKCAHCGTQMVRLDEASDDVYLDGGQKAEEFMQSVDYDVWKCGGCGAHTLLRYGRLFSGKSACPSCSYVTVVTTKHVLQYPTYDMEGREEVLRDCRHCGFHDRNVVWLPRRQRPSDDDSSSSSSSSSWSSSSSSSSFSSSSLSSSSGGSSSDGATGSW from the coding sequence ATGAACGCTCGTGCCCTTGGGCTGCTCGCGTCTTTCGTCCTCGCCGCCTCGCCCGCGGCGGCGCAGAACGGCTATCCCGAGTGGAACGGCCGCCCCGTGCAGGATTTGGCGGAGATCATCGGCCCGCGCATGGAGGACAGCCTGCGCACGCTGCTGGCGCCCGTACGCGACCAGGGCGTGGACGTGCGCGTGGTCACCATCCCCTCGATGAGCCGCTACGGCGTGGAAGCGACCGCGATCGAGGACTTCGCGCGCGGGCTGTTCAGGGCCTGGCGCATGGGCGACCGCCCGCAGCAGGACGGGGTGCTCCTGCTGGTGTCCACCGGCGACCGCAAGGTGCGCATCAAGCTGGGCGACGGTGCGCTGGACCACGCGGCCGCCGCGCAGCAGGTGATCGACGACTCCATCCTTCCCCACTTCCGCGAGGGCCGCATGGTGCGCGGGATCCTGCGCGGCGCCGCGGGGATCGCGCAGTGGTACACGCCCGAGGGACAGGCCGCGTTCGCCGCGCCGCCCCCCGCGGCCGCGCCGGAGCCCGTCTACACCCAGCAGCAGCCGGAGTACACACCCCCGCCGCGGGAGAGCTCGCCGGGCGGCAAGGGGTTCATCCTGGGCCTCCTCGGCATCGGCGGGGTGGGGATCGGCGCGGCGGCGCTGGGCGCGTACGCGCGGAACCGCCCGCGCAAGTGCGCCCACTGCGGCACGCAGATGGTGCGGCTGGACGAGGCGTCGGACGACGTGTATCTCGACGGCGGGCAGAAGGCCGAGGAGTTCATGCAGTCGGTGGACTACGACGTGTGGAAGTGCGGCGGTTGCGGCGCCCACACGCTCCTCCGCTACGGCCGCCTGTTCTCGGGGAAGAGCGCCTGCCCGTCGTGCAGCTACGTGACGGTGGTCACCACCAAGCACGTGCTGCAGTATCCCACGTACGACATGGAAGGGCGCGAGGAGGTGCTCCGCGACTGCCGCCACTGCGGCTTCCACGACCGCAACGTCGTCTGGCTTCCGCGCCGCCAGCGGCCGAGCGACGACGACTCGTCGTCCTCGTCGTCCTCGTCGTCCTGGAGCAGCTCGTCGTCGTCTTCCTCCTTCTCGTCTTCCTCCTTGTCCTCTTCGTCCGGCGGCTCGTCGAGCGACGGGGCGACCGGGAGCTGGTGA
- a CDS encoding DUF4105 domain-containing protein, with protein MRKRAVVATLALPFALWWGTRRPSNDRDWQPDNARTPRAEFVGDSVRIHNVRNADYVTTSRYTVRWEDRAYDLRQVKRAWFLVEPFSRDWRGPAHTLASFEFDDGRFLAVSAEIRKEKGETFSPLLGLLQQFEMIYVVADERDVVRLRTNFRRDPVYLYPIKTDRAKVRAMLVSMLRRANRLADHPEFYNTVTNTCTTSIVQHVNGVSPHRVPFSFKVLFPGYSDRLAYDLGLIDTDLPFEQARERFHVNARALAAGDSPDFSRLIRAAPGE; from the coding sequence ATGAGGAAGCGCGCCGTGGTGGCCACGCTGGCGCTCCCCTTCGCCCTCTGGTGGGGCACGCGCCGGCCGTCGAACGACCGCGACTGGCAGCCCGACAACGCGCGCACCCCCCGCGCCGAGTTCGTGGGCGACAGCGTGCGCATCCACAACGTGCGCAACGCCGACTACGTCACGACGAGCCGGTACACGGTGCGCTGGGAGGACCGCGCGTACGACCTGCGCCAGGTGAAGCGCGCCTGGTTCCTGGTGGAGCCGTTCAGCCGCGACTGGCGCGGCCCGGCGCACACGCTGGCCAGCTTCGAGTTCGACGACGGGCGGTTCCTGGCCGTCTCCGCCGAGATCAGGAAGGAGAAGGGGGAGACGTTCAGTCCGCTGCTGGGGCTGCTGCAGCAGTTCGAGATGATCTACGTCGTCGCCGACGAGCGCGACGTGGTGCGGCTGCGCACGAACTTCCGCCGCGATCCCGTCTACCTCTATCCCATCAAGACGGACCGTGCGAAGGTGCGGGCGATGCTGGTGAGCATGCTCCGGCGCGCCAACCGGCTGGCCGACCATCCCGAGTTCTACAACACCGTCACCAACACCTGCACCACCAGCATCGTGCAGCACGTGAACGGCGTGTCGCCGCACCGGGTGCCGTTCAGCTTCAAGGTGCTGTTCCCCGGCTACAGCGACCGCCTGGCGTACGACTTGGGGCTGATCGACACCGACCTCCCCTTCGAGCAGGCCCGCGAGCGCTTCCACGTGAACGCCCGCGCCCTGGCCGCCGGCGACAGTCCCGACTTCTCGCGCCTCATCCGCGCCGCGCCGGGGGAGTAG
- a CDS encoding SDR family oxidoreductase yields the protein MGVTLKPVGEQVMVITGADSGIGLATARLAAERGAALVLCSRNDEALARIAAELTRGGARVEWKACDVADPDAMLELAEVAIRAFGRIDTWVNNAGVSIYGRIDEVPLDDARRMFDTNYWGVVNGSLSALPYLRANGGALINVGSIVGDTVVPLQGHYSASKHAVKGFTDALRQELMHDGAPISVTLVKPAAIDTPFPDHAANYLETEPQHPQPVYAPEVVARAIVHCAEHPRRSVTVGGGGRMMAMMGMRAPRLGDVMNQSMFGQQKRKKPGRLPQEDTLWEPPSRTSGMTRGDQPGPVLKHSAYTAASLHPVRTGLALLAAGVGYALATGGGEVLVNRGMAALDRLRDRFTGGSGDDDPDVDVQVRGVPRYATDDATIEVTRETYVLDEAAVGDRFVP from the coding sequence ATGGGTGTTACGCTGAAGCCCGTCGGCGAACAGGTGATGGTCATCACCGGCGCCGACAGCGGGATCGGGCTGGCGACGGCGCGGCTGGCGGCCGAGCGCGGCGCGGCGCTGGTGCTGTGCTCGCGCAACGACGAGGCGCTGGCGCGGATCGCCGCGGAGCTCACGCGCGGTGGCGCGCGGGTGGAGTGGAAGGCCTGCGACGTGGCCGATCCCGACGCGATGCTGGAGCTGGCCGAGGTGGCCATCCGCGCCTTCGGACGCATCGACACCTGGGTGAACAACGCGGGCGTCTCCATCTACGGCCGCATCGACGAGGTGCCGCTGGACGACGCGCGGCGGATGTTCGACACCAACTACTGGGGCGTGGTGAACGGCTCGCTGTCCGCGCTCCCCTATCTCCGGGCGAACGGCGGCGCGCTGATCAACGTCGGCAGCATCGTGGGCGACACCGTCGTCCCGCTGCAGGGCCACTACAGCGCGAGCAAGCACGCGGTGAAGGGCTTCACCGACGCGCTGCGGCAGGAGCTGATGCACGACGGCGCGCCCATCTCCGTCACGCTGGTGAAGCCGGCGGCCATCGACACGCCCTTCCCCGACCACGCCGCGAACTACCTGGAGACGGAGCCGCAGCACCCGCAGCCGGTGTACGCGCCCGAGGTCGTCGCGCGCGCCATCGTGCACTGCGCCGAGCACCCGCGCCGCTCGGTGACGGTGGGCGGCGGCGGGCGGATGATGGCGATGATGGGGATGCGCGCGCCCCGGCTGGGCGACGTGATGAACCAGTCGATGTTCGGCCAGCAGAAGCGGAAGAAGCCGGGCCGGCTGCCGCAGGAGGACACGCTCTGGGAGCCTCCGTCGCGCACCAGCGGGATGACGCGCGGCGACCAGCCGGGGCCGGTGCTGAAGCACAGCGCGTACACCGCCGCGTCGCTGCACCCGGTGCGCACGGGGCTGGCGCTGCTGGCCGCGGGCGTGGGCTACGCGCTGGCCACCGGCGGCGGCGAGGTGCTGGTGAACCGCGGCATGGCCGCGCTCGACCGCCTGCGCGACCGCTTCACGGGCGGCAGCGGGGACGATGACCCGGACGTGGACGTGCAGGTGCGCGGGGTGCCCCGCTACGCGACGGACGACGCGACCATCGAAGTCACGCGCGAAACGTACGTACTCGACGAGGCCGCCGTCGGCGACCGCTTCGTGCCGTAG
- a CDS encoding serine hydrolase gives MIRPTRLIAAALPIVLTLACASVPARAATPRAGGAPQDTAQLRRTLEGLMRGYAGVAGVSVLNLRTGESLSIRGDETFPTASLIKTAVLVTLMDEVRRGRVRLDEHTTMIARDRVGGSGVLQYMQSGLEPTLGDLAWLMITISDNTATNLLLDKLNVKTVWDKMDSLGLRHTRIHSKTFLRSTSIAVDSSVKYGLGVTTPNETARLFELLYRGRAVSPALDSAALDILRNNQDATKLARWLPDTVSVAHKTGEVDQSRNDCGIIYGPEAPVVVCAMTRENRDTSYAPDNPANLLIARIGLAVFHHYNPSVRVPDPPLR, from the coding sequence ATGATCCGACCGACGCGCCTGATCGCCGCCGCGCTGCCGATCGTGCTGACGCTCGCGTGCGCGAGCGTGCCAGCGCGCGCCGCAACCCCGCGCGCGGGCGGCGCCCCGCAGGACACCGCGCAGCTCCGGCGCACGCTGGAGGGGCTGATGCGCGGCTACGCGGGCGTGGCCGGCGTCAGCGTGCTGAACCTGCGCACGGGCGAGTCGCTCTCCATCCGCGGCGACGAGACCTTCCCCACGGCGTCGCTGATCAAGACGGCCGTGCTGGTGACGCTGATGGACGAGGTGCGCCGCGGCCGGGTGCGGCTGGACGAGCACACGACCATGATCGCGCGCGACCGGGTGGGTGGGTCGGGGGTGCTGCAGTACATGCAGAGCGGGCTGGAGCCCACGCTGGGCGACCTGGCGTGGCTGATGATCACCATCTCCGACAACACCGCCACCAACCTGCTGCTCGACAAGCTCAACGTGAAGACGGTGTGGGACAAGATGGACTCGCTGGGCCTGCGCCACACGCGCATCCACTCGAAGACCTTCCTGCGCTCGACCTCGATCGCGGTGGACTCGTCGGTGAAGTACGGGCTGGGGGTGACCACGCCGAACGAGACGGCGCGGCTGTTCGAGCTGCTGTACCGCGGGCGCGCGGTGTCGCCGGCGCTGGACTCGGCGGCGCTCGACATCCTGCGCAACAACCAGGACGCCACCAAGCTGGCGCGCTGGCTCCCCGACACCGTGTCCGTCGCGCACAAGACGGGCGAGGTGGACCAGTCGCGCAACGACTGCGGCATCATCTACGGCCCCGAGGCGCCGGTCGTCGTCTGCGCGATGACGCGCGAGAACCGCGACACCTCGTATGCGCCCGACAACCCCGCCAACCTGCTGATCGCGCGTATCGGGCTGGCCGTCTTCCACCACTACAACCCGTCCGTGCGCGTTCCCGATCCGCCGCTGAGATAA
- a CDS encoding nuclear transport factor 2 family protein encodes MRIAALLLILAGSISIPSYLLAQREMYGMGGTTAEDQRRQLQAAARQQVSSLLADYESAYGSRDVRALAQLYAREAVLWPGDGGEWRGRDSLAAYFARVLPTVAPMRSRIVEFRLGSELAWATLETVRPTPIGADSVQETFGTDVMLLERDPLGDWAIVWHLLRPERVARREVPREAPRPPPEAAAGRTRVNDGASPDEARRGFQALMQGWKAARELAAFEALYAEDALLVTATGVPVRGRAAIALWSAGAQLDALETTVETVRASGNLAYLSGTFTTTGGERTGKGTFIAVLIRDQGRWRIQSQVFLPQ; translated from the coding sequence ATGCGAATCGCCGCCCTGTTGCTGATCCTGGCCGGTTCGATCTCCATCCCCTCGTACCTCCTCGCGCAGCGGGAGATGTACGGGATGGGGGGAACGACCGCCGAGGACCAGCGGCGGCAGCTGCAGGCCGCGGCGCGGCAGCAGGTCTCATCGCTGCTGGCGGACTACGAGAGCGCGTACGGGAGCCGCGACGTCCGCGCGCTGGCGCAGCTGTACGCGCGCGAGGCCGTGCTCTGGCCCGGCGACGGCGGCGAGTGGCGCGGCCGCGACTCGCTGGCGGCGTACTTCGCCCGCGTGCTCCCCACCGTCGCGCCGATGCGGAGCCGCATCGTGGAGTTCCGGCTGGGGAGCGAGCTGGCCTGGGCGACGCTGGAGACGGTGCGCCCCACGCCCATCGGCGCCGATTCGGTGCAGGAGACGTTCGGCACCGACGTGATGCTGCTGGAGCGCGACCCGCTGGGCGACTGGGCCATCGTCTGGCACCTCCTCCGCCCCGAGCGCGTCGCCCGGCGCGAGGTGCCCAGGGAGGCGCCCCGCCCGCCGCCGGAGGCGGCCGCGGGACGCACGCGCGTGAACGACGGCGCCTCGCCCGACGAGGCGCGGCGCGGGTTCCAGGCGCTGATGCAGGGGTGGAAGGCCGCGCGGGAGCTGGCCGCCTTCGAGGCGCTGTACGCCGAGGACGCGCTGCTCGTTACCGCCACGGGCGTGCCGGTGCGCGGCCGCGCGGCCATCGCGCTGTGGTCCGCGGGCGCGCAGCTGGATGCGCTGGAGACGACCGTCGAGACCGTGCGCGCGAGCGGGAACCTGGCCTACCTCTCCGGCACCTTCACCACCACCGGCGGCGAGCGCACCGGGAAGGGCACCTTCATCGCCGTGCTGATCCGCGACCAGGGCCGCTGGCGCATCCAGTCGCAGGTCTTCCTGCCGCAGTAG